Genomic window (Hydrogenimonas cancrithermarum):
AATGGTGTAACTAAAGCGATAGATACATTATTATTCAAAACCATATTTGAAGAACTACATATAAAGAATTTGATAGTATCGAATAATTTATACCTAAGAAGTGAAGCATTGGAAAAAGAAGCGGAAATATTAGCAAAAGGATTATTCCAAATTAAAACAGCACAAGCACAATTTGACAAATCAGTAGAAGAAGAAAAAAAGAAATTAAACAAACACGCTAAACAACTAAACGAAGAATTAGATTTTCTAAATAAAATGGATGAGAATTTAAAAGCAGACATTGCAAAGTTTGAGAAAGCAAAAAAAGATTTTAAAGCATATCAAGAAAAGCACTTAAAACGCTTATATGACGAATATTTAAAATTTTATACCGAAAAACAAGACCAAGAAAAAATAGACAATCTAAAAAACTATTTTAAAAATTTAGGTATAAAAATATAAGAAGTTGTATATTTGTTGTATAAGTGTTGTATATTTTTGAAGTTAATTTTTTGTAAGTCCCTAAAATAGGGCTTTGTAAGTGGTGCGGACGAGAGGACTTGAACCTCCACGGGCTAATGCCCACTAGAACCTGAATCTAGCGCGTCTACCAATTCCGCCACGTCCGCGCGAATTGGACTGAAAGTATACAAAAGCATTCTTAAATAATAGTTTAAATACAATAGCGAGAATAGAATTTACGAGGATTTGCCATGCTTTTGATCAAAACTACGGATAAAAATTTTAAGGAGTCGTTCGAAGAGTTGCTCGGACGCGGGGCGATGGATATGGAGCATGTAGCTTCAATTGTCGGAACCATCATCAAAGAGATCCGAAATGAGGGGAACGAGGCGCTCAAAAGGCATATTGCCAAGTTTGACCGCTGGGAGGTTCGATTCGATGAAGATTTGATGGTCGATCCTGTGGATATGAAGAAAGCGTATGACGCACTCGACACTGATCTTCGCGAGGCATTGCACCTTGCCTATGAACGTATTAAAAACTATCATGAAAAACAGATGCCGAAGAGCTGGATCGATTTTGACAAAGCCGGCAACACACTGGGGCAGAAAGTGACGCCTGTTGATCGAGCGGGGCTTTATATTCCGGGAGGAAAGGCCGCCTATCCTAGTTCGCTTTTAATGAATGCGATTCCTGCGATTGTCGCAGGAGTGGATGAGATCGTCGTCACTACGCCTACGCCCGACAATGAGATCAATCATCTCCTTTTGGCTGCTGCGCACCTGTGCGGTATTGAAAAAATGTTTAAAGTGGGTGGGGCGAGTGCAATTGCCGCGATGGCGTATGGAACGGAAACGATTCCAAAGGTGGATGTTATCACCGGACCGGGAAATATTTTTGTCGCAACGGCAAAAAAACTTGTTTACGGCGATGTCAACATCGATATGATCGCGGGACCGAGCGAGATTGGAATTCTTGCCGACACATCGGCGATTCCGGAGTATCTGGCGATCGATCTTCTTTCACAAGCCGAACATGACGAGATGGCGAGTTCGATCCTAATAACCCCTTCCCTCGAACAGGCCGAAGCGGTACGAGAAGTGCTCTATATGGAATTGTCGAAGCTGGAGCGTGAAATGATTGCACGAAAATCGATCGAGGAACGCGGTGCGATCATTGTGACCGAAACGATGGATGAAGCGATCGAACTGATGAACAAGATTGCACCGGAACACCTCGAAGTGATGACAGCCAACCCTTTCGAGCTTCTGCCGAAAATAAGACATGCAGGTGCGATCTTCCTGGGGGCTTTTACCCCTGAACCTATCGGAGACTATATGGCAGGACCGAACCATACACTGCCTACAGGGGGCACTGCAAAATTCTATTCGCCCCTCAATGTCGAAAATTTCTTGAAAAAGTCATCCATTATCGCGATGAGCGAAGATGGAATCAACGAAATCGGAGAAGCGTGTGCTTTGCTTGCCAAAACCGAAGGGTTGACGGCGCACGAGAAATCAGTGCGTATCCGTCTCAAATAGAACTTTCAGAATCTTTTTTTCGAGGGTCGATGTCGCCAGTTTTCCAAAAGAAGCGATATCGATCCACTCTCCATCCGTCATGTGGTCCGACTTTTTTGTCTGAAGGAGAAACAACTCCGCCTCCAGTTTGAAGTGGGTATATTCCTGTACGATCTTGTGTAATGCGTTGCCGACGGGAAGATCAAGATCTTCCATTTCCGGAAATTCCCATAATCCGCCGAGAAGTTCCGTTTTGCGTTTGCGCATGAAAAGCTTGGTTCCGCATTGTAAAACAGCAATCTTTTTCTGTTTGATAGGTCTTTTTTTCAAAACTCTTTTTTGAGGATAATTCATCGGGCTCTCTCTTCCCATACATCGTGATGCGAAAGGGCATATTTCGCATTTTGGCGATTTGGGAAGACAGACGGTTGCTCCGAGATCCATCATCGCCTGGTTGTAGATGTACGGTTCTTCATGGTCGAGCAGTATCTCCGCCATTTTCCACAGTTCCCTCTCTTTCGCTTCGGTTTTTGCAAAAAAACGGTAAAGGATACGTTTGACGTTGGCATCCAAAACCGCAACGGGGTAATGTTTGGAAAAAGCCGCAATCGCATGAGCGGTCGATTTGCCGATTCCCGGCAATTTGACAAGTTCTTTTGGATCGGTCGGAAGACTCGGCGAAGCGATCTGTGCACACGCATGAATATAGCGTGCCCTGCGGTAATAACCCAATCCCTGCCATGCATGAAGGATCTCGTCGATCGAAGAGGCTTTTATACTTTCAAGGGTCGGAAAACGTTTCAGAAAAGGGAAAAAGAAACGATCCAAAACCGTCTTGACCTGTGTCTGCTGAAGCATCATTTCACTGATATAGATAACGTAGGGATCGTTCGTCTTGCGCCATGGAAGATCATGCCGGCCGAAGCTTTTATACCATTGACGCAGTTGTATGTGAATATCGCTATAATTCATGTAGAAATTATACTCGTTTAAAGCGTAAAAAGGGTACAGATGAAACAGTGGAGTTTCAATTTTCAGAGTGAAGAGGCGTTTAGTCGTTTTGTCAAGGAGAATGCACTTGCTTCCAAAAAGCAGTTGTTTGTACAGGTCAACTGCGGAATTATAAAACAGGAGAGTTTCGAACGTGTGCAATCGGCCCTGAAAAAGGAGCTTCCAAACGCTATCATCGCAGGTGCGAGCAGTGTCATACAGCTTTATGAGGGAAATGTTATATCCGAACAGATCGTTTTGTCGATTACCTCTTTTGAAAAAAGTACTTTATCGCTTTTTGAGTGTCTTCTCCCGGCTGAAGAGGAGGCCTCGGGTTACAGCTCGATCGTAAAAGCGATGGCATCTCAGATCGGGCCCGATACCAAAGGGATACTTCTCCTTACAAACACCATTCACTTCGACATCGAAAAGCTGATAAGCCAGAGTAATCGTATGTTTGGAAATATTCCGATCTTTGGAGGTATCGCATCGGACAATGAGCCATTTTTGAACTTTTCTATCTTCTCTCAAAATCAGATTTATCGGAAAGAGGGGCTCATCGCTGTGTTTTTTCACGGAGAGGCGCTACAGGTTACGTGTAACTATTTTTTCGATTGGGAACCGATCGGCAAGGAGTACACAGTCACGAAAGCGGAAGGTAGGAATCTTTACGAGCTCGACGGCCAGCCGTTGATGGATGTCTATACCAAATACTTCGGCCCGATGAACAGAGAAAAACTTCTTCATATATCCCTTTCCCATCCCCTCATCCGCACCTCACCGGAATTTGGCCAGGTCGCCCGGGCGCTTCTGGAACTCGATGGAGAAAAAGGACTCTATACGGGTGAGTTCGAAAAGGGAGAAAAAGTCCAAATAGGGTTTGGTCACTACAAGCGAATGATCGGCCGCTATGAAATTATTCCCGAAGTCTACAAGCAAATTCCTGCAGAAGTTGCATGGTTTTACATCTGTATATCCTATAGATATGGATATCTGGATATTCTCAAGTCATCAGCATCATTCTATAAAAATTCAGATCAACTGTTCGGCCTCGTCACATTTGGAGAATTCAGCCACAGAAAAGAAAAAAACTGTTTCCTGAATTTCACATTGACACGTGTCGCATTGACTGAAGATCCAGATGCCAGAATAGAACTCAATCTGAATGAGGTACTTCTGGAGCCGAAAGACGAACTGCTCGAGACATTGTCTACACTTGTCGCTTCCAGTAGTCATGAAATCATGGACCTGAACCGTCATTTGGAACAGGAAGTCAAAAAACGGACAAAAGAGTTGGCAGATTTGAACGCATTTCTCGAGAAGCGTATCGAACTCGAAGTCAAAAAGAATCGTGAAAAAGATAAGATGCTCTATCATCAGTCCAAATTGGCATCCATGGGAGAGATGATAAACAATATCGCCCATCAGTGGCGGCAACCGCTCAACATTATCGCTCTCGTAATGCAGGATCTTTCCCTCAAAGCCCAGATCGGCAACATCACACCGGGGGCGATCGCCCATGCAGAAAAGAAGATCAACGCGACACTAAAATACCTATCCGATACAATCGACGACTTCCGAAGTTTTGCATCCAATGGAGAGGAGTATTCGCATCCTGGAGGTTTTGAAGTCTGTAAAACAATAAAAGAAACCATTCGGCTGATTTCCATTGTATTGGAAGACGAGAAAATCAAATTGAAATTGACACTTCCCCCACAAGAGAGCATTGTAAAAGGCAGCCCCAATGACTTGAAACAGATTCTTTTGAATCTCATTTACAATGCCATAGATGCCTTGAAGGAGCGAAAAGTCGAAACTCCCCTCATCAAGGTCGAAGTCAAATACAACAACAAAATCAATATCAATGTAAGAGATAATGCCGGAGGTATCGATTCAGAGATTATCGACAAAATATTCGAGCCCTATTTTACGACAAAGTACCAGGCAAGAGGGACGGGGCTTGGGCTTTATATGTCGAAAATGATTGTCGAAAAGAGGCTCAATGGGAAGATAAGTGCCCGCAACACGCGTCGCGGGGCTTCATTTTGGATAGAACTTCCGATTATGGCTTGATATCGTAGAACGATTTGAGTGCACGGATGATCATCGCGTTTTTGGAGATACGCTCGACTTTCGCATCGGCGTGAACGCGATCGTAAAGATCCATGGGAAGGGTGATCGAGAAGGTTTTCGTTTCGATCTTTTTGCGTTTTGCGATGGTCTGGTTGATGTTTTTGAGCAGATCGATGATCTTGTTGGAATCGATAGGCTTTTGAATGAAGCTGTCGACACCGATTTTAATCGCTTCGGAAATTTTGCTCATATCGTTGCTTGCCGATATGATGACGATGATCTGGTCAGGATTGATTTCGCGAATTTTACGCGCGAGTTCGAGACCATCCATTCCTGGAAGAATGATATCGATAAAGACTACATCCGGCTTTTTCGCTTTGTAAATCGCCAGAGCATCTTCCGCATTCATCGCTGAATCTACAGAATTGAAAAAGTTGCTGAAGGTCGAGACCATCAGCTCGTTCGCCTCTTTCTCATCCTCGACGACCAGAGCATTCAATTTTTTGGTCTCGTTGGCGATCTTGACGATATCGTTGTCTATCATGATGTTACTCCTTGATGTTGTTGTTTTAAAAGTATAACGATTAAAAACAAAAAGAAAAATTAACATAATTGATTATGTTGATTGGATGATGGATGATGGATGATGGATGATGGATGATGGATGATGGAGTTGAGAATGGTTGTCGGTACCGATTTTTTGAAAAGATGGCGCGGTGGACGAGACTCGAACTCGCGACCCCCGCCGTGACAGGGCGGTATTCTAACCAACTGAACTACCACCGCACCGGATAACAAAGAAGAAAATGGTGGTCGCTAGTGGACTCGAACCACTGGCATCCACCTTGTAAGGGTGGCGCTCTACCAACTGAGCTAAGCGACCGTTTAAAATGGCGACCCCTAGAGGATTTGAACCTCTGTGTCCACCTTGAAAAGATGGCATCCTTGGCCACTAGATGAAGGGGTCATGACGACCCTTACAACAAATCAAGTGGTGACCCGTGTTGGATTCGAACCAACGGCCCATTCCTTAAAAGGGAATTGCTCTACCAACTGAGCTAACGGGTCACAGCCAGCTTGCAATCTCTTGCAAACGTGAGCGAAATTATAGGCAAAAAGTTATGCCTTGTCAAGGGGTTTCGAGAACTTTTTAAAAAAGATCTTCCTCGGCCACATGAAAGAGTAGTTTGTAGGCGTAAAGCATGCTCTGCTTCTGAATATAGTTTCTATCCCCATCGAAGTGAAGCTCTTCGACAATGGTTTGGGTATCGCTTTTGGCGCCAATGAAAACGGTTCCTACCGGTTTTTGAGGTGTCCCTCCGCCCGGTCCGGCGATTCCGCTTACAGCAAGTGCATAGTCGGCCTGGGCGATCTCTTTGGCTCCTGTAAGCATCTGCTTTACGCACGCTTCACTGACGGCACCGAATTTTTCGAGCACCTCTTTTTCCACACCGAGCCAGCCGGCTTTGAGTCTGTTCGAATAGGTAACGAGCGAGCCTCCGAAAATGGTGGATGAGCCCGGTTCGCTCGTCAGTTGTGCGGCGATGAGTCCTCCGGTACAGCTTTCGGCAAACGTTACCGTTTTTCCAGCATGCGAAAGTTTGTGAATGAGGTAAGCGAAAATATTCGTCGATTCGACAACTTTCGGTCCCAGCAGTTGTTTGACACTTTTTAGGAAATTGTCAAGCTGCCCATACTTTTTACTGATGCACTCCACCTGAATCCAACCCGGTGTGAGCGTGGTGAAAGAGATTTCGATTTCATGGGTTTTGGCCAATGGCTCCAAGAGCACGCCAGCACTTTCCTCATCCATTTTAAACAGATGCAGCATGCCCTCTTTTTCACTGTGTTCGATGAGGAACATGGGAAGGGTATGTCCCGGTTCAGCCAGCGCGATATTGATCGTACAGCCATTGTGATGTACCAAGAAACTGTTGTCGTCGTAGATATCGCTTTTTGAGGGTATTAGAAGATTCTCTTTGAGAATCAGGGTATCGTCTATCATGGTGGCGAGGAGTTTGCTTATGGGTGTAAATGCGCTTTTGTTGGCGACGATGACGAGATTGCCGTCCATTTGAATCTGTTTCTGCAGGAGCGATACGGTCTCACTGCTCGTTTCGGGAAGTTTTATGATCTGTTCCAAAAATCCCAAATGCCCGAGTTCACGTTCGATATACTCCATGAAAGGTGAGTTTAGATAGAGGTTTTTGCCAATGATGACAAGACGATTTTTCATAGCGATGCTCCTTCTTTGTAACGGCCATTATATCAAAGCAAATCCTGAAAATCAGCACATTTTAATGACCTTTTAAATATAATATTCCAATTTTTCTCCGGAGCGATGAATGGACTACAAGTCGACACTCAATCTTCCCAAAACAGATTTCCCGATGCGCGGAAACCTTCCGCAGAATGAACCGAAACGTTATGCGAAGTGGTTTGAGCAGAAGGTTTACGAACGTATGAAACAAAACCGCGACGGTGCGGAGATCTTTACGTTGCATGACGGCCCGCCTTATGCCAACGGCAAGATCCATATCGGTCATGCATTGAACAAAGTGCTCAAGGATATCATCGTCAAGGACAACTATTTCCAAGGTCGTGCGGTTCGTTTCACGCCGGGCTGGGACTGTCATGGTCTGCCGATCGAGCAGCAGGTCGAAAAGAAGATCGGCAAGGCGAAGAAAGAGCAGCTGCCCAAAACGAAGATCCGTCAGCTTTGCCGTGAGCATGCCGCAAAGTTTGTCGAGGTACAGAAAGAGGGCTTTAAAGCCCTCGGTGTTATCGCCGATTGGGAAAAACCCTACGTAACGATGGACTTCCGTTTCGAAGCGAATATCTACCGTACGCTCTGCAACGTGGCTGCGAAGGGATTGCTGGTCGAGCGTAACAAACCGGTCTACTGGAGCTGGGCGGAGCGTACGGCATTGGCCGAAGCGGAAGTCGAGTATGAAGAGAAAGAAGACTACTCGATCTACGTAGCCTTCGAACTT
Coding sequences:
- a CDS encoding FIST N-terminal domain-containing protein — protein: MKQWSFNFQSEEAFSRFVKENALASKKQLFVQVNCGIIKQESFERVQSALKKELPNAIIAGASSVIQLYEGNVISEQIVLSITSFEKSTLSLFECLLPAEEEASGYSSIVKAMASQIGPDTKGILLLTNTIHFDIEKLISQSNRMFGNIPIFGGIASDNEPFLNFSIFSQNQIYRKEGLIAVFFHGEALQVTCNYFFDWEPIGKEYTVTKAEGRNLYELDGQPLMDVYTKYFGPMNREKLLHISLSHPLIRTSPEFGQVARALLELDGEKGLYTGEFEKGEKVQIGFGHYKRMIGRYEIIPEVYKQIPAEVAWFYICISYRYGYLDILKSSASFYKNSDQLFGLVTFGEFSHRKEKNCFLNFTLTRVALTEDPDARIELNLNEVLLEPKDELLETLSTLVASSSHEIMDLNRHLEQEVKKRTKELADLNAFLEKRIELEVKKNREKDKMLYHQSKLASMGEMINNIAHQWRQPLNIIALVMQDLSLKAQIGNITPGAIAHAEKKINATLKYLSDTIDDFRSFASNGEEYSHPGGFEVCKTIKETIRLISIVLEDEKIKLKLTLPPQESIVKGSPNDLKQILLNLIYNAIDALKERKVETPLIKVEVKYNNKININVRDNAGGIDSEIIDKIFEPYFTTKYQARGTGLGLYMSKMIVEKRLNGKISARNTRRGASFWIELPIMA
- a CDS encoding response regulator — translated: MIDNDIVKIANETKKLNALVVEDEKEANELMVSTFSNFFNSVDSAMNAEDALAIYKAKKPDVVFIDIILPGMDGLELARKIREINPDQIIVIISASNDMSKISEAIKIGVDSFIQKPIDSNKIIDLLKNINQTIAKRKKIETKTFSITLPMDLYDRVHADAKVERISKNAMIIRALKSFYDIKP
- a CDS encoding CinA family protein, with the translated sequence MKNRLVIIGKNLYLNSPFMEYIERELGHLGFLEQIIKLPETSSETVSLLQKQIQMDGNLVIVANKSAFTPISKLLATMIDDTLILKENLLIPSKSDIYDDNSFLVHHNGCTINIALAEPGHTLPMFLIEHSEKEGMLHLFKMDEESAGVLLEPLAKTHEIEISFTTLTPGWIQVECISKKYGQLDNFLKSVKQLLGPKVVESTNIFAYLIHKLSHAGKTVTFAESCTGGLIAAQLTSEPGSSTIFGGSLVTYSNRLKAGWLGVEKEVLEKFGAVSEACVKQMLTGAKEIAQADYALAVSGIAGPGGGTPQKPVGTVFIGAKSDTQTIVEELHFDGDRNYIQKQSMLYAYKLLFHVAEEDLF
- the hisD gene encoding histidinol dehydrogenase — translated: MLLIKTTDKNFKESFEELLGRGAMDMEHVASIVGTIIKEIRNEGNEALKRHIAKFDRWEVRFDEDLMVDPVDMKKAYDALDTDLREALHLAYERIKNYHEKQMPKSWIDFDKAGNTLGQKVTPVDRAGLYIPGGKAAYPSSLLMNAIPAIVAGVDEIVVTTPTPDNEINHLLLAAAHLCGIEKMFKVGGASAIAAMAYGTETIPKVDVITGPGNIFVATAKKLVYGDVNIDMIAGPSEIGILADTSAIPEYLAIDLLSQAEHDEMASSILITPSLEQAEAVREVLYMELSKLEREMIARKSIEERGAIIVTETMDEAIELMNKIAPEHLEVMTANPFELLPKIRHAGAIFLGAFTPEPIGDYMAGPNHTLPTGGTAKFYSPLNVENFLKKSSIIAMSEDGINEIGEACALLAKTEGLTAHEKSVRIRLK
- a CDS encoding A/G-specific adenine glycosylase — translated: MNYSDIHIQLRQWYKSFGRHDLPWRKTNDPYVIYISEMMLQQTQVKTVLDRFFFPFLKRFPTLESIKASSIDEILHAWQGLGYYRRARYIHACAQIASPSLPTDPKELVKLPGIGKSTAHAIAAFSKHYPVAVLDANVKRILYRFFAKTEAKERELWKMAEILLDHEEPYIYNQAMMDLGATVCLPKSPKCEICPFASRCMGRESPMNYPQKRVLKKRPIKQKKIAVLQCGTKLFMRKRKTELLGGLWEFPEMEDLDLPVGNALHKIVQEYTHFKLEAELFLLQTKKSDHMTDGEWIDIASFGKLATSTLEKKILKVLFETDTH